One Halobaculum roseum DNA segment encodes these proteins:
- a CDS encoding winged helix-turn-helix transcriptional regulator: MTDPAPDADDRGEPDRERCYCRLNPLFDLLSRRHAMGVVCIVGAAQPVRYSEIEATFGEVSSSTLSARLDELTEAGLLDREQRETIPPHVEYALTDDGERLRERLEPVRRWTADRSERSDGR; the protein is encoded by the coding sequence ATGACCGACCCAGCCCCCGACGCCGACGACCGAGGCGAGCCGGACCGCGAGCGATGTTACTGCCGGCTGAACCCGCTGTTCGACCTGCTCTCCCGGCGCCACGCGATGGGAGTCGTCTGCATCGTCGGCGCGGCACAGCCGGTCAGATACTCGGAGATCGAGGCGACCTTCGGCGAGGTGAGCAGCTCGACGCTCTCGGCGCGCCTCGACGAGCTCACGGAGGCGGGCCTCCTCGACAGGGAGCAGCGGGAGACGATCCCGCCCCACGTGGAGTACGCGCTCACCGACGACGGCGAACGGCTCCGCGAACGGCTCGAGCCGGTCCGCCGCTGGACCGCCGATCGGTCCGAGCGATCTGACGGCCGGTGA
- a CDS encoding DUF7575 domain-containing protein, with the protein MRRRPAFAAALAVVPALGHVYLRRWSRGLAWLALLAGSALVFAGVFGVDGLAPASLGRSLAAGLRLGVPLAVVLALSAADAYVLARRDARPTGIACPRCGRGVDLSIGFCWYCSVEFEYVDE; encoded by the coding sequence ATGCGACGACGCCCGGCGTTCGCGGCGGCACTGGCGGTCGTGCCGGCGCTCGGACACGTCTATCTGCGGCGCTGGAGTCGCGGGCTCGCCTGGCTCGCGCTGCTGGCCGGGTCGGCGCTCGTCTTCGCCGGCGTGTTCGGCGTCGACGGGCTCGCTCCGGCGTCGCTCGGTCGCTCCCTGGCGGCGGGACTTCGGCTCGGCGTCCCGCTGGCGGTCGTGCTCGCGCTGTCGGCGGCCGACGCCTACGTGTTGGCCCGGCGCGACGCCCGCCCGACCGGGATCGCCTGTCCCCGATGCGGCCGGGGAGTCGACCTCTCGATCGGGTTTTGCTGGTACTGTTCGGTCGAGTTCGAGTACGTCGACGAGTAG
- a CDS encoding EamA family transporter: protein MNYVFWAVVAMACYSFAFLFMKLAMHDLPAFTVMPIAVVTLAVGATTVTALFGGWSLPSVRSLPVVFALAAGVCLVGAVVGYFRALSTGPVSVVVPIFGMFLVGGTLLGIVVLGEGVTARKVLGIAFGTVAIVLIAT, encoded by the coding sequence GTGAACTACGTGTTCTGGGCGGTGGTGGCGATGGCGTGCTACTCGTTCGCGTTCCTGTTCATGAAGCTCGCGATGCACGACCTGCCCGCGTTCACCGTCATGCCGATCGCGGTCGTGACGCTGGCCGTGGGAGCGACGACCGTGACGGCCCTGTTCGGCGGCTGGTCGCTTCCCTCGGTGCGCAGCCTGCCGGTCGTGTTCGCCCTCGCGGCGGGGGTCTGTCTCGTCGGTGCCGTCGTCGGATACTTCCGGGCGCTCTCGACCGGCCCCGTCAGCGTCGTCGTCCCGATCTTCGGGATGTTCCTCGTCGGGGGCACGCTCCTCGGCATCGTCGTGTTGGGGGAGGGCGTGACGGCGAGGAAGGTCCTCGGCATCGCGTTCGGGACCGTCGCGATCGTTCTCATCGCCACCTGA
- a CDS encoding HAD family hydrolase: protein MIRAVGFDLDATLAVPERSRARILADALDAAGAPELTDAVDRAAYLDAHANHRTADSREPVFAELLEPHDAEADPAALADAYREAVTTALVPVPGVRELVASLREEYRVGLLTNGPVRAQSAKLDYLGWWDAFDTVHISGDLPAGKPDERAFEALLDGLGSDPDETAFVGDHPVEDVRGAAAAGLRTVHVLGEGDDPAPEADATVARDRLARDLPGILREL, encoded by the coding sequence GTGATACGCGCGGTCGGGTTCGACCTCGACGCCACGCTCGCCGTCCCGGAACGCTCGCGGGCGCGCATCCTCGCGGACGCGCTCGACGCCGCCGGCGCCCCGGAGTTGACCGACGCCGTCGACCGGGCGGCGTACCTCGACGCCCACGCCAACCACCGCACCGCCGACAGCAGGGAGCCCGTCTTCGCCGAGCTGCTGGAACCGCACGACGCGGAGGCGGACCCGGCCGCCCTGGCCGACGCCTACCGCGAGGCGGTGACGACCGCGCTCGTCCCCGTGCCCGGCGTTCGGGAGCTCGTGGCGTCCCTCCGCGAGGAGTACCGCGTCGGCCTGCTCACCAACGGCCCCGTGCGCGCGCAGTCGGCGAAGCTCGACTACCTCGGCTGGTGGGACGCGTTCGACACCGTCCACATCTCGGGGGACCTCCCCGCGGGCAAGCCCGACGAGCGCGCCTTCGAAGCGCTGTTGGACGGGCTCGGGAGCGACCCGGACGAGACGGCGTTCGTCGGCGACCATCCGGTCGAGGACGTGCGGGGCGCCGCCGCGGCGGGGCTGCGAACCGTCCACGTCCTCGGCGAGGGGGACGACCCCGCGCCGGAGGCGGACGCGACGGTCGCACGCGACCGCCTCGCCCGGGACCTCCCCGGCATCCTCCGGGAGCTGTAA
- a CDS encoding MarR family transcriptional regulator: protein MSASDAEAVVDDASIDRWERVRDLPPSAKLVAKVLEYEDTLSQSELAEETLLPPRTVRYALTRLEEADAVESRFSFTDARKRLYSLDL from the coding sequence ATGAGCGCATCCGACGCAGAGGCCGTCGTCGACGACGCCTCGATCGACAGATGGGAACGCGTTCGCGACCTGCCGCCGAGCGCGAAGCTGGTCGCGAAGGTGCTGGAGTACGAGGACACACTGAGCCAGAGCGAACTCGCCGAGGAGACGCTGCTCCCGCCGCGGACCGTCCGTTACGCGTTGACCCGGCTGGAGGAGGCGGACGCCGTCGAGTCGCGCTTTTCGTTCACCGACGCGCGCAAGCGGCTCTACTCGCTGGACCTGTAG
- a CDS encoding DUF7113 family protein, whose protein sequence is MLLVRGRGGGTALTGTVYERGERAPTFKGAPDEDAPYVWVCDAFYEVESGGSELVVDGEAIRVAFESPAPRGFDTREQALAAAKEHVRTQFARVGVREADVEIEVEKRDPE, encoded by the coding sequence ATGTTACTCGTCCGCGGGCGCGGCGGCGGCACCGCGCTCACCGGCACGGTGTACGAGCGCGGCGAGCGCGCGCCGACGTTCAAGGGCGCGCCCGACGAGGACGCGCCGTACGTGTGGGTGTGTGACGCGTTCTACGAGGTGGAGTCCGGCGGCTCGGAGCTGGTCGTCGACGGCGAGGCGATCCGCGTCGCCTTCGAGTCGCCCGCGCCCCGCGGGTTCGACACCCGCGAGCAGGCGCTCGCTGCCGCGAAGGAACACGTCCGAACGCAGTTCGCCCGCGTCGGCGTCCGCGAGGCGGACGTGGAGATCGAAGTCGAGAAGCGCGACCCCGAGTGA
- a CDS encoding helical backbone metal receptor, producing MVTERVVSLAPSATAILGALDALDAAAGPPGRESADESTATDAPLVADTLVGVTHACTPPAGASPTVVGGWPNPDLDAVERLDPTVVLTCDPLQRETADALRDRGLVVEHAEPTRLADVYAYVADVGAAVGRPGAGDRLAGDLRDRVDRVRAAVPGDPAERPVVYAEEWGDPPMAAGNWVPDAVAAAGGRCPFVPAGERSHEVDPSAVERADPDHAVLHWCGTNRSPGADTLADRDWDVDPAVHVIDDSLLNQPSPRLVDGIETLAELFHGVNVSEK from the coding sequence ATGGTAACCGAACGGGTCGTCTCCTTGGCGCCCAGCGCGACGGCGATCCTCGGCGCGCTCGACGCGCTCGACGCGGCCGCGGGGCCGCCAGGGCGGGAGTCCGCGGACGAATCGACGGCCACGGACGCACCGCTCGTCGCGGACACGCTCGTCGGGGTGACGCACGCGTGCACCCCGCCCGCGGGGGCGTCGCCGACCGTCGTCGGCGGGTGGCCGAACCCCGACCTCGACGCCGTCGAGCGGCTGGACCCGACCGTCGTGCTGACGTGCGACCCGCTTCAGCGCGAGACGGCCGACGCGCTTCGCGACCGCGGCCTGGTCGTCGAACACGCCGAGCCGACCCGACTGGCGGACGTGTACGCGTACGTCGCGGACGTGGGGGCGGCGGTCGGGCGACCCGGCGCCGGCGACCGGCTCGCGGGCGACCTGCGCGACCGGGTCGACCGGGTCCGGGCGGCGGTCCCCGGCGACCCCGCCGAGCGACCGGTCGTCTACGCCGAGGAGTGGGGGGATCCCCCGATGGCCGCCGGCAACTGGGTGCCCGACGCCGTCGCCGCCGCCGGCGGGCGGTGCCCGTTCGTCCCTGCGGGCGAGCGCTCACACGAGGTCGACCCCTCGGCGGTCGAACGTGCGGACCCGGATCACGCGGTGCTCCACTGGTGTGGCACGAACCGCAGTCCGGGAGCCGATACGCTCGCGGACCGCGACTGGGATGTCGACCCCGCGGTCCACGTGATCGACGACTCCCTGTTGAACCAGCCGAGCCCGCGACTGGTCGACGGGATCGAGACGTTGGCGGAACTGTTCCACGGCGTGAACGTGTCCGAGAAGTAG
- a CDS encoding 3-dehydroquinate synthase II, whose product MTRTRSVWIRADGDVGDWDARRERITAGLEAGVDWVLVDERDVAKVRELGDVNVAAFRSDADVDVIGDAESDGDEAVADAYIVGKDGEGDGTVDLPSDFSGSADLSTLRRGDNRAQGAFVRIFDEDYEAFAEAAARDAEFLVVASENWQIIPLENLIARIGDDTTLVAGATTAEEARTAFETLELGAEGVLLDTDDPDEIRKTVEVRDEADRETLDLTTATVTAIERTGSADRVCVDTGTMMDHDEGMLVGSMSRGLFFVHAETADSPYVASRPFRVNAGAVHAYVRTPDGGTKYLSELRSGDEVQVLDTDGKTREAVVGRVKIEKRPMFRVQAEVETDDGEVDRIETLIQNAETVKVATADGRKAVTDLAEGDEVLVYYEDVARHFGEAVEESIIEQ is encoded by the coding sequence ATGACACGAACGCGGTCCGTCTGGATCCGAGCCGACGGCGACGTGGGCGACTGGGACGCGCGACGCGAACGAATCACCGCGGGCCTCGAGGCCGGCGTCGACTGGGTGCTCGTCGACGAGCGCGACGTGGCGAAGGTGCGCGAACTGGGCGACGTGAACGTCGCGGCCTTCCGCTCGGACGCCGACGTGGACGTGATCGGCGACGCCGAGTCCGACGGCGACGAGGCGGTCGCGGACGCCTACATCGTCGGCAAGGACGGCGAGGGCGACGGCACGGTCGACCTCCCCTCGGACTTCTCCGGCTCGGCGGACCTGTCGACGCTCCGCCGCGGCGACAACCGCGCGCAGGGGGCGTTCGTCCGCATCTTCGACGAGGACTACGAGGCGTTCGCGGAGGCGGCCGCCCGCGACGCGGAGTTCCTCGTCGTCGCCAGCGAGAACTGGCAGATCATCCCGCTGGAGAACCTCATCGCCCGCATCGGCGACGACACGACGCTCGTCGCCGGCGCGACGACCGCCGAGGAGGCCAGGACGGCGTTCGAGACGCTCGAACTCGGCGCCGAGGGCGTCCTGCTCGACACGGACGACCCCGACGAGATCCGCAAGACGGTGGAGGTTCGCGACGAGGCCGACCGCGAGACGCTCGATCTCACGACCGCGACGGTCACCGCCATCGAGCGCACCGGCTCCGCGGACCGCGTCTGCGTCGACACGGGGACGATGATGGACCACGACGAGGGGATGCTCGTCGGGTCGATGAGCAGGGGGCTGTTCTTCGTCCACGCCGAGACGGCCGACTCGCCGTACGTCGCCTCCCGGCCGTTCCGCGTCAACGCCGGCGCGGTCCACGCGTACGTTCGCACGCCCGACGGCGGCACGAAGTACCTGAGCGAACTGCGCTCGGGCGACGAGGTGCAGGTGCTCGACACCGACGGGAAGACGCGCGAGGCCGTCGTCGGCCGCGTGAAGATCGAGAAGCGGCCCATGTTCCGCGTGCAGGCGGAGGTCGAAACCGACGACGGCGAGGTCGACCGCATCGAGACGCTCATCCAGAACGCCGAGACGGTGAAGGTCGCGACCGCGGACGGCCGCAAAGCCGTCACCGACCTCGCGGAGGGCGACGAGGTGCTCGTCTACTACGAGGACGTGGCCCGCCACTTCGGCGAGGCCGTCGAGGAGTCGATCATCGAGCAGTAG
- the pan1 gene encoding proteasome-activating nucleotidase Pan1 codes for MTDTVDDVDLPYEEEAASQQEKIEALQERLEVLEGQNEEMRDKLLDANAENNKYQQKLERLTHENKKLKQSPLFVATVQELTDDGVVIKQHGNNQEALTEVTDEMREDLDPDDRVAVNNSLSVVKKLEKETDVRARVMQVEHSPDVTYADIGGLDEQMNEVRETVEMPLKSPEMFTDVGIQPPSGVLLHGPPGTGKTMLAKAVANQTDATFIKMAGSELVHKFIGEGAKLVRDLFEVARENEPAVIFIDEIDAIASKRTDSKTSGDAEVQRTMMQLLSEMDGFDERGEIRIIAATNRFDMLDPAILRPGRFDRLIEVPKPEAEGRELIFEIHTRDMNVADDVDFAELAELAEGASGADVKAVCTEAGMFAIREDRTEITMADFENAWEKTSQAEETDADDSLAFA; via the coding sequence ATGACTGACACCGTTGACGACGTCGACCTCCCGTACGAGGAGGAGGCGGCGTCGCAGCAGGAGAAGATCGAGGCCCTTCAGGAGCGCCTCGAGGTTCTCGAGGGGCAAAACGAGGAGATGCGTGACAAGCTCCTGGACGCGAACGCGGAGAACAACAAGTACCAGCAGAAGCTCGAGCGGCTCACCCACGAGAACAAGAAGCTCAAGCAGTCGCCGCTGTTCGTCGCGACGGTCCAGGAGCTGACCGACGACGGCGTCGTGATCAAACAGCACGGCAACAACCAGGAGGCGCTGACGGAGGTCACCGACGAGATGCGCGAGGACCTCGACCCCGACGACCGGGTCGCCGTCAACAACTCCCTGTCGGTCGTGAAGAAGCTGGAGAAGGAGACGGACGTGCGCGCCCGCGTCATGCAGGTCGAGCACTCCCCCGACGTCACCTACGCGGACATCGGCGGGCTCGACGAGCAGATGAACGAAGTGCGCGAGACGGTCGAGATGCCGCTGAAGAGCCCCGAGATGTTCACCGACGTGGGCATTCAGCCCCCGAGCGGCGTGCTGCTGCACGGTCCGCCCGGGACCGGGAAGACGATGCTCGCGAAGGCGGTCGCGAACCAGACCGACGCCACCTTCATCAAGATGGCCGGCTCGGAGCTGGTCCACAAGTTCATCGGCGAGGGCGCCAAACTCGTGCGCGACCTGTTCGAGGTCGCCCGCGAGAACGAGCCGGCGGTCATCTTCATCGACGAGATCGACGCCATCGCCTCCAAGCGGACGGACTCGAAGACCTCCGGCGACGCGGAGGTCCAGCGCACGATGATGCAACTCCTGAGCGAGATGGACGGCTTCGACGAGCGCGGGGAGATCCGCATCATCGCGGCGACGAACCGCTTCGACATGCTCGACCCCGCGATCCTCCGTCCCGGCCGGTTCGACCGCCTCATCGAGGTGCCCAAGCCCGAGGCCGAGGGGCGCGAGCTCATCTTCGAGATCCACACCCGCGACATGAACGTCGCCGACGACGTGGACTTCGCGGAGCTCGCGGAGCTCGCCGAGGGCGCCTCCGGCGCGGACGTGAAGGCCGTCTGTACCGAGGCCGGCATGTTCGCCATCCGCGAGGACCGCACCGAGATCACGATGGCGGACTTCGAGAACGCCTGGGAGAAGACCTCCCAGGCCGAGGAGACCGACGCCGACGACTCGCTCGCGTTCGCGTAA
- a CDS encoding DNA double-strand break repair nuclease NurA, whose amino-acid sequence MTLDPVHVDTIAYLASAIADGVDDADHDDLAGTAWAEWLDPLHDDGRVVLEALGDHELRRTPVEDAALADRPFETSHGVDSGTLNPTSFKNGLVLDVAQAAMGAEPTDLDLHRARSIVVTVHANDATVVFPDVPDGWMPYDDGNSERRVLKVPRSRRFADEMVHELALSLAESHHARKHLERGEVSDLLVLDGPLYPKRLLNWATRDRELREVAHGETVQEAVRTYVRLVESCIERDVPVLGFVKNPTSGYITRTLDRKGVEAPWPDDAALFTRLLERRPDGERADDAITFTSWLRSRGGSDSPLASDGDALGVERDLDPSGYEVTFMHVYEPREDVLFKVEAPAAFTDDPTTRERLTRQVISEVAAEAGPPTPVAKADELARIGVGETKALRGKFEERFGAEHLRTYDDVRWTESE is encoded by the coding sequence GTGACGCTGGACCCCGTACACGTCGACACCATCGCCTACCTCGCCTCGGCCATCGCCGACGGGGTCGACGACGCCGACCACGACGACCTCGCGGGCACGGCGTGGGCGGAGTGGCTCGACCCCCTCCACGACGACGGCCGGGTCGTGTTGGAGGCACTCGGCGACCACGAGCTGCGGCGCACGCCCGTCGAGGACGCCGCGCTCGCGGACCGACCGTTCGAGACGAGCCACGGCGTCGACTCCGGCACGCTCAACCCCACATCGTTCAAGAACGGCCTCGTGCTCGACGTGGCGCAGGCGGCGATGGGCGCCGAGCCGACGGATCTGGACCTCCACCGCGCGCGCTCCATCGTCGTCACGGTCCACGCCAACGACGCGACGGTGGTCTTCCCCGACGTGCCCGACGGCTGGATGCCGTACGACGACGGCAACTCCGAGCGCCGGGTGCTGAAGGTGCCCCGGAGCCGCCGGTTCGCCGACGAGATGGTCCACGAGCTGGCGCTGTCGCTGGCGGAGTCCCACCACGCGCGCAAACACCTCGAACGAGGCGAGGTGTCGGACCTGCTCGTGCTCGACGGCCCGCTGTACCCCAAACGCCTGCTCAACTGGGCGACCCGCGACCGGGAGCTGCGCGAGGTCGCCCACGGCGAGACGGTGCAGGAGGCGGTGCGGACGTACGTCCGGCTCGTCGAGTCGTGTATCGAGCGCGACGTGCCCGTGCTCGGGTTCGTGAAGAACCCGACCTCGGGGTACATCACCCGGACCCTCGACCGCAAGGGCGTCGAGGCGCCGTGGCCCGACGACGCCGCGCTGTTCACCCGGCTGCTGGAGCGACGACCGGACGGCGAGCGGGCGGACGACGCGATCACGTTCACCTCGTGGCTGCGCTCGCGGGGCGGTTCGGATTCGCCGCTGGCGAGCGACGGCGACGCCCTCGGCGTCGAGCGCGACCTCGACCCGTCCGGGTACGAGGTGACGTTCATGCACGTGTACGAACCCCGCGAGGACGTGCTGTTCAAGGTCGAGGCGCCGGCGGCGTTCACGGACGACCCGACGACGCGCGAGCGCCTCACCCGGCAGGTGATCTCGGAGGTCGCCGCCGAGGCCGGCCCGCCGACGCCCGTGGCGAAGGCCGACGAGCTGGCGCGGATCGGCGTCGGCGAGACGAAGGCGCTGCGCGGGAAGTTCGAGGAACGCTTCGGCGCCGAGCACCTGCGGACGTACGACGACGTTCGGTGGACTGAGTCGGAGTGA
- a CDS encoding DUF2240 family protein — protein MTLEAAVAAPFRGAGTDRMGEGEFVVALSLDRDWFSPDQAKRLVDIATARGLLDEEGGDLRAQFDPAEVNVPADFAPDESILREQSTFEKAVDAVVADGMEKRDAVAAANRRQREAGVTLETAAVLVARERGVDVSDIADAAREELTADATEGEEPDGSPDAADATDDAGDDASTGGA, from the coding sequence ATGACCCTGGAGGCAGCCGTCGCCGCGCCGTTTCGCGGCGCCGGCACCGACCGGATGGGCGAGGGCGAGTTCGTCGTCGCGCTCTCGCTCGATCGCGACTGGTTCTCCCCGGATCAGGCGAAGCGTCTCGTCGACATCGCGACGGCCCGGGGGCTGTTGGACGAGGAAGGCGGCGACCTCCGCGCGCAGTTCGACCCCGCGGAGGTGAACGTCCCCGCCGACTTCGCCCCCGACGAGTCGATCCTCCGCGAGCAGTCGACGTTCGAAAAGGCGGTCGACGCGGTCGTCGCGGACGGGATGGAGAAGCGCGACGCCGTCGCCGCGGCGAACCGTCGCCAGCGCGAAGCCGGCGTGACCCTGGAAACCGCGGCCGTACTCGTCGCCCGCGAGCGGGGCGTCGACGTGAGCGACATCGCCGACGCGGCACGCGAGGAACTGACGGCGGACGCGACCGAGGGGGAAGAACCGGACGGGTCGCCCGACGCCGCCGACGCCACTGACGACGCCGGCGACGACGCGTCCACGGGGGGAGCGTGA
- a CDS encoding transcription initiation factor IIB has protein sequence MSENTHTRRRPAGRDRRTAHEHQDESEQEEQSGDELACPECSGNVISDEEHGETVCEECGLVIEEDSVDRGPEWRAFDAAEKDQKSRVGAPTTNTMHDKGLSTNIDWRDQDAYGRSLGARQRQKMRRLRKWNERFRTRDSKERNLKQALGEIDRMASALGLPDNVRETASVIYRRALDEDLLPGRSIEGVSTACVYAAARMAGVPRSLDEISDVSRVSKDEVARTYRYVVRELKLEVKPADPEQYVPRFASSLDLSEESEMRAKQLLKNAKEKGVHSGKSPVGLAAAAVYAAALLTNEKTTQAAVSEVADISEVTIRNRYHELLEAEDGLVA, from the coding sequence ATGAGCGAGAACACACACACCCGCCGGCGACCCGCCGGGCGCGACCGACGAACAGCACACGAACACCAGGACGAATCCGAGCAGGAGGAGCAGTCGGGCGACGAGCTCGCCTGCCCCGAGTGCTCGGGCAACGTCATCTCCGACGAGGAGCACGGCGAGACGGTCTGTGAGGAGTGCGGCCTCGTCATCGAGGAGGACTCCGTCGACCGCGGCCCCGAGTGGCGCGCGTTCGACGCCGCCGAGAAGGACCAGAAGTCCCGCGTGGGCGCCCCCACGACGAACACGATGCACGACAAGGGGCTGTCGACCAACATCGACTGGCGCGACCAGGACGCCTACGGCCGCTCGCTGGGCGCCCGCCAGCGCCAGAAGATGCGCCGCCTGCGCAAGTGGAACGAGCGCTTCCGCACGCGCGACTCCAAGGAGCGCAACCTGAAGCAGGCGCTCGGCGAGATCGACCGGATGGCCTCGGCGCTGGGCCTCCCGGACAACGTCCGCGAGACCGCCTCGGTCATCTACCGCCGCGCGCTCGACGAGGACCTGCTCCCCGGGCGCTCCATCGAGGGCGTCTCGACGGCCTGCGTGTACGCGGCCGCCCGGATGGCGGGCGTCCCGCGCTCGCTCGACGAGATCTCGGACGTGTCGCGCGTCTCGAAGGACGAGGTCGCGCGCACGTACCGCTACGTCGTCCGCGAGCTGAAGCTGGAGGTCAAGCCCGCCGACCCCGAGCAGTACGTCCCGCGGTTCGCCTCCTCGCTCGACCTCTCCGAGGAGTCGGAGATGCGCGCGAAACAGCTCCTGAAGAACGCCAAGGAGAAGGGCGTCCACTCGGGCAAGTCGCCCGTCGGCCTCGCCGCCGCGGCCGTCTACGCCGCCGCGCTGTTGACCAACGAGAAGACGACGCAGGCGGCCGTCTCGGAGGTCGCCGACATCTCCGAGGTCACGATCCGCAACCGCTACCACGAGCTGCTCGAGGCCGAGGACGGCCTCGTCGCGTAA
- a CDS encoding 2-amino-3,7-dideoxy-D-threo-hept-6-ulosonate synthase, translating into MEHAGLAARMDRISTDDRILMVPMDHGITLGPVRGLKDIEGTIDAVTRGGADAVLTQKGIAPRVHANLNGAGYVVHLNAGTSIGPDSNDKRPTGTVKGAIRSGADAVSMHINVGSDYEPGQMTFLSELCEEAADYGVPVLAMAYARGANLAGDDPEHDAENLAHAVRLAEECGADLVKTAYSGDSASFEHVCESTRLPVIIAGGSPSGDLRTLKDVRGAMDAGAAGVSMGRTIFQHDDPEAMTAAVSAVVHGDADAEDALSASGL; encoded by the coding sequence ATGGAACACGCCGGACTCGCCGCACGCATGGATCGCATCTCCACGGACGACCGAATCCTCATGGTCCCGATGGACCACGGGATCACGCTCGGGCCGGTACGGGGGCTCAAGGACATCGAGGGGACCATCGACGCCGTCACCCGCGGGGGCGCCGACGCGGTGCTCACCCAGAAGGGGATCGCCCCGCGCGTCCACGCCAACCTCAACGGCGCGGGCTACGTCGTCCACCTGAACGCCGGAACCTCGATCGGACCGGACAGCAACGACAAACGCCCCACCGGCACCGTCAAGGGTGCCATCCGCTCGGGCGCCGACGCCGTCTCGATGCACATCAACGTCGGCTCGGACTACGAACCGGGACAGATGACGTTCCTCTCGGAGCTGTGTGAGGAGGCGGCCGACTACGGCGTGCCCGTGCTCGCGATGGCGTACGCCCGCGGCGCCAACCTCGCAGGCGACGATCCCGAGCACGACGCCGAGAACCTCGCACACGCCGTCCGCCTGGCCGAGGAGTGCGGCGCGGACCTCGTGAAGACGGCGTACTCGGGCGACTCCGCGAGCTTCGAACACGTCTGTGAGTCCACTCGACTGCCGGTCATCATCGCCGGCGGGTCGCCCTCGGGCGACCTCCGGACGCTGAAGGACGTGCGCGGCGCGATGGACGCCGGCGCCGCCGGCGTCTCGATGGGCCGCACCATCTTCCAGCACGACGACCCCGAGGCGATGACCGCGGCGGTCTCGGCGGTCGTCCACGGGGACGCCGACGCCGAGGACGCCCTGTCGGCGTCGGGGCTGTAG
- a CDS encoding type I 3-dehydroquinate dehydratase, whose protein sequence is MSDAYAIDLDSFSLCASTADLAAEPAAREHADCVEFRMDLADDPLDALATYDGDLPLLVTNRPRWEGGETAPYDRLDALAAAVEHGAVAAVDVELATLRGRPTGTNEVDAEGLVARAREHDAAVVASVHDFDGTPPAATLDLLLRAAAAAGDVGKLAVTARTKGEALALLSATHRATGRGDRVATMAMGEHGSHTRAVAPVYGSRLGYAPIDAADATAPGQYDLATLRRLVDDLL, encoded by the coding sequence ATGAGCGACGCGTACGCCATCGACCTCGACTCCTTCTCGTTGTGCGCCAGCACCGCCGACCTCGCGGCGGAACCGGCCGCCCGTGAGCACGCCGACTGCGTCGAGTTCCGGATGGACCTGGCCGACGACCCGCTGGACGCGCTGGCGACGTACGACGGCGATCTCCCCCTGTTGGTGACGAACCGCCCGCGCTGGGAGGGCGGCGAGACCGCCCCGTACGACCGGCTCGACGCCCTCGCCGCGGCGGTCGAACACGGGGCGGTCGCCGCCGTCGACGTGGAGCTGGCGACCCTGCGGGGGCGGCCGACGGGAACGAACGAGGTCGACGCCGAGGGGCTGGTCGCCCGCGCCCGCGAGCACGACGCGGCGGTCGTCGCGTCGGTCCACGACTTCGACGGGACGCCGCCGGCGGCGACGCTCGATCTCCTGCTGCGGGCGGCCGCCGCCGCCGGCGACGTGGGCAAGCTGGCGGTCACCGCGCGCACCAAAGGCGAGGCGCTGGCGCTGCTGTCGGCGACCCATCGGGCGACCGGCCGCGGCGACCGCGTGGCGACGATGGCGATGGGCGAGCACGGGAGCCACACCCGCGCTGTCGCCCCGGTGTACGGCTCCCGGCTCGGCTACGCGCCGATCGACGCCGCCGACGCGACGGCGCCGGGCCAGTACGACCTCGCGACGCTCCGTCGGCTCGTCGACGACCTCCTGTGA